A single region of the Leptodactylus fuscus isolate aLepFus1 chromosome 5, aLepFus1.hap2, whole genome shotgun sequence genome encodes:
- the ALDH1A2 gene encoding retinal dehydrogenase 2, with the protein MTSSKIEMPGEVKTDPAALMASLHLLPSPTTNLEVKHTKIFINNEWQTSESGKVFAVYNPATGEQICEVQEAEKVDVDKAVRAARLAFSWGSVWRRMDASERGRLLDKLADLVERERATLATLESLNSGKPFLQSFYVDLQGVIKTFRYYAGWADKIHGMTIPADGDYFTFTRHEPIGVCGQIIPWNFPLLMFAWKVAPALCCGNTVVIKPAEQTPLTALYMGALIKEAGFPPGVVNILPGFGPTAGAAITSHPGIDKIAFTGSTEVGKLVQEAAGKSNLKKVTLELGGKSPNIIFADADLDYAVEQAHQGVFFNQGQCCTAGSRTFVEDSIYDEFVRRSVERAKRRIVGSPFDPTTEQGPQTDKKQYNKILDMIQSGVTEGAKLECGGKPLGRKGFFIEPTVFSNVTDDMRIAKEEIFGPVQQILRFKTMEEVIERANNSDFGLVAAVFTNDINKALTVSSAMQAGTVWINCYNALNAQSPFGGYKMSGNGREMGEYGLREYTEAKTVTIKIPQKNS; encoded by the exons ATGACTTCCAGTAAAATAGAGATGCCTGGAGAAGTGAAGACAGACCCTGCAGCTCTGATGGCCTCCTTACATCTTCTGCCTTCACCCACCACAAACCTAGAGGTCAAGCACACCAAG ATATTTATAAACAATGAATGGCAGACTTCAGAAAGTGGAAAGGTGTTTGCTGTCTACAATCCGGCTACTGGAGAGCAGATATGTGAAGTTCAAGAAGCTGAGAAG GTTGATGTGGACAAAGCGGTAAGAGCTGCACGCTTGGCTTTTTCCTGGGGATCTGTATGGAGAAGAATGGACGCATCAGAAAGGGGGAGACTCTTGGATAAACTTGCTGACTTGGTAGAGAGAGAGCGAGCTACCCTTGCT ACACTTGAATCCTTAAATAGTGGCAAGCCCTTTCTACAGTCGTTTTATGTGGATCTGCAAGGCGTGATTAAAACATTCCGGTACTACGCTGGGTGGGCTGACAAAATCCACGGCATGACCATTCCAGCAG ATGGGGACTACTTTACATTTACAAGACACGAACCCATTGGCGTATGTGGACAGATCATCCCA TGGAACTTTCCTCTTCTGATGTTCGCATGGAAGGTTGCACCAGCTCTGTGCTGTGGGAACACTGTGGTCATTAAACCAGCTGAGCAGACTCCCCTTACTGCGCTCTACATGGGTGCCCTGATCAAGGAG GCTGGGTTTCCACCAGgagttgttaatattttaccagGATTTGGTCCAACTGCAGGCGCAGCAATAACTTCTCATCCTGGCATAGATAAAATTGCATTCACTGGCTCTACAGAG GTTGGAAAGCTGGTTCAAGAAGCTGCTGGGAAAAGCAACCTTAAGAAAGTAACTCTTGAACTGGGTGGGAAAAGTCCCAACATCATATTTGCAGATGCAGATT TGGACTATGCTGTAGAACAGGCACATCAAGGGGTCTTCTTCAACCAAGGACAGTGCTGTACTGCAGGCTCACGGACATTTGTGGAAGACTCTATTTATGATGAGTTTGTTCGGAGGAGTGTTGAACGGGCAAAAAGGAGAATAGTTGGGAGTCCTTTTGATCCAACTACAGAACAAGGCCCACAG aCTGATAAGAAGCAATATAATAAAATCCTGGACATGATTCAGAGTGGTGTTACTGAAGGTGCTAAACTGGAATGTGGTGGCAAACCTCTAGGAAGGAAAGGATTCTTCATAGAACCAACTGTCTTTTCTAACGTGACAGATGACATGAGGATTGCAAAAGAGGAG ATATTTGGACCAGTACAACAAATACTAAGGTTTAAAACCATGGAAGAAGTGATAGAGCGAGCCAATAATTCTGACTTTGGTCTGGTTGCAGCCGTATTTACAAATGATATTAACAAGGCTCTTACAGTGTCATCAGCAATGCAAGCTGGAACTGTGTG GATAAATTGCTACAATGCCTTAAATGCACAGAGTCCTTTTGGAGGATACAAAATGTCTGGAAATGGGAGGGAAAT GGGAGAATATGGACTACGGGAGTACACAGAAGCAAAAACAGTGACCATAAAGATTCCACAGAAGAATTCCTAA